The following are encoded together in the Fibrobacter sp. genome:
- a CDS encoding c-type cytochrome, with protein MGKTFKITLSVFVVLATALFAVEVFSLPKVTPELKAGAQEYYNNECKACHRWGRKFAAPPMKENVAQYAEKPEEMVKYLMHPTPKHPDIWPAMEITPLTEDQAKMMTAWLLYILDNPEDPGRPK; from the coding sequence ATGGGAAAAACTTTTAAGATTACGTTATCTGTTTTTGTGGTTCTTGCGACAGCATTGTTTGCCGTAGAAGTGTTTTCTTTGCCCAAGGTGACACCGGAACTCAAGGCTGGTGCCCAGGAATATTACAACAACGAATGTAAGGCCTGCCACCGCTGGGGCCGCAAGTTTGCCGCCCCTCCCATGAAGGAGAACGTGGCCCAGTACGCCGAAAAGCCCGAAGAAATGGTCAAGTACCTGATGCACCCCACTCCGAAACACCCGGACATTTGGCCTGCGATGGAAATAACGCCCCTTACCGAAGACCAGGCGAAGATGATGACGGCTTGGCTTTTATACATTTTGGACAATCCGGAGGATCCGGGCAGGCCTAAGTAA